Proteins from a single region of Megachile rotundata isolate GNS110a chromosome 7, iyMegRotu1, whole genome shotgun sequence:
- the LOC100879455 gene encoding coronin-2B isoform X2, with the protein MTNDKQSWFRGVRSSKFRHVYGVPAKREKCYDNIKITKNAHDSQFCAVNPKFLAVVTEVAGGGAFLVLPLDRTGRLDFNASRVTGHTGPVLDIKWNPFNDNIIASCSDDCTIKLWHIPDGGLSRNLTEWLVELQGHKRRVAYIEWHPVAENVLFSAGFDHLVIVWDINRGEAVSVIDRHPDVIYSISLNRDGSLLATTCKDKKLRVFEPRSGIVVSEGVCHAGTKASKVVFLGSSGRLLTTGFSRHSDRQYAIWSQHDLTVPLTCETIDSSSGVVFPYYDNDTNMVYLAGKGDGNIRYYEIVNEAPWVHYLSQFISGNPQRGLGVMPKRGVNTSICEVFRFYKLHATRGMCEPISMIVPRKSDQFQEDLYPDTVGTCPALSARDWISGMNSPPILISLKTGGSITTHKPRVYKPPQLPPTTDLNNKKKFAFLSTETVPDYRPIEFHDMSEKSQKTSSNQSTKFQQLQQKFGNAVLQKNIISAPLNDNKVLETVDIPNNEAELRLAFARQTDELRLVRRQLANSQLRVKELEEQIRKLQRQ; encoded by the exons ATGACCAACGACAAACAG TCATGGTTCCGTGGCGTTCGAAGCAGCAAATTTCGCCACGTGTACGGGGTACCAGCGAAGAGGGAAAAATGCTACGACAACATCAAGATCACGAAGAACGCCCACGATTCGCAATTCTGCGCCGTCAATCCGAAGTTCCTCGCCGTGGTGACAGAAGTGGCCGGCGGCGGGGCGTTCCTGGTGCTGCCGCTCGATCGT aCCGGAAGGCTGGATTTCAATGCGAGCAGAGTGACTGGACACACTGGACCAGTTCTGGATATCAAGTGGAATCCGTTCAACGATAACATCATCGCTTCCTGCTCCGACGATTGCACC ATTAAACTGTGGCACATTCCTGACGGCGGGCTCTCCCGAAATCTAACCGAATGGCTGGTGGAGTTGCAAGGACATAAACGTCGCGTTGCGTACATAGAATGGCACCCGGTGGCCGAGAACGTGCTCTTCAGCGCCGGCTTCGATCACCTCGTTATCGTCTGGGATATAAATAGAGGAGAGGCCGTTAGCGTGATCGACAGGCATCCTGATGTGATCTATAGCATATCTTTGAATCGTGATGGCAGCTTATTAGCGACGACCTGCAAGGATAAGAAATTGAGGGTTTTCGAGCCGAGATCCGGCATTGTCGTATCC GAAGGAGTCTGTCATGCCGGAACAAAAGCCAGCAAAGTGGTTTTCCTTGGCAGTTCCGGACGTCTTCTTACCACCGGCTTTAGCCGCCATTCTGATAGACAATACGCCATTTGGAGCCAGCACGACCTCACTGTTCCATTGACGTGCGAAACCATCGATTCCTCCAGCGGCGTTGTTTTCCCTTACTACGATAACGACACCAATATGGTCTACTTGGCGGGCAAG GGTGACGGTAACATCCGATACTACGAGATCGTGAACGAGGCTCCTTGGGTGCACTACCTCAGCCAATTCATTTCCGGTAATCCGCAGAGAGGATTGGGCGTGATGCCAAAAAGAGGCGTTAACACCTCCATATGCGAGGTGTTCAGATTTTACAAGCTGCACGCGACTCGCGGCATGTGCGAGCCGATTTCGATGATAGTTCCTCGAAAG AGTGACCAGTTCCAGGAGGACCTGTATCCTGACACAGTTGGTACCTGTCCGGCTCTATCAGCCAGAGACTGGATCAGCGGCATGAATAGTCCACCGATTTTAATTTCCCTGAAAACCG GTGGCAGCATAACCACGCACAAGCCGCGCGTTTACAAACCGCCTCAACTTCCCCCGACGACCGACTTGAACAACAAAAAGAAATTCGCATTCCTGTCGACTGAAACTGTGCCGGACTACAGACCAATCGAGTTTCATGATATGTCGGAGAAAAGCCAGAAAACGTCTAGCAATCAGAGCACCAAGTTTCAACAGTTACAACAAAAATTCGGCAATGCCGTGTTACAA aaaaacaTTATTTCCGCGCCGTTGAATGACAACAAAGTTCTGGAGACCGTGGACATTCCTAACAACGAGGCGGAGCTTAGATTGGCGTTTGCTCGCCAAACCGATGAACTGAGACTGGTCCGACGACAGTTAGCTAACAGTCAGTTGCGTGTGAAAGAACTAGAGGAACAAATTCGCAAGCTTCAGCGTCAATAA
- the bou gene encoding glycosylphosphatidylinositol anchored membrane protein boudin isoform X1 — translation MGTKNNINSCVLFAVFLLLIETVHSLRCYQCISTNNSHPFQCNEFLTSDIDIEPQPCDDVYGAQYCVKHTGRFEGGIGTKRFCSSLDLGNYCDYVSQPGDKLTYRTCIFTCSGDGCNPAAILKPTVSWIIPIGLSIVCKLIFQR, via the exons ATGGGCACCAAAAACAACATCAATAGTTGTGTACTTTTCGCAGTGTTTCTACTACTCATCGAAACTG TCCACAGTCTACGATGCTATCAGTGCATTAGCACGAACAACTCGCATCCGTTCCAATGCAACGAATTTCTGACAAGTGACATCGATATCGAACCACAGCCTTGCGATGATGTTTACGGGGCTCAGTACTGCGTGAAGCATACAGGCCGATTTGAGG GTGGAATAGGCACGAAGCGATTCTGCTCGTCGTTGGATCTCGGAAATTACTGCGATTACGTCAGCCAGCCAGGTGACAAATTAACTTACCGAACCTGCATCTTCACCTGCTCCGGTGACGGATGTAATCCAGCCGCCATCTTGAAACCTACTGTCTCATGGATCATACCAATTGGATTATCGatagtttgtaaattaattttccaaagGTAG
- the LOC100879455 gene encoding coronin-2B isoform X1, with protein sequence MGYNIANWEMIRTREELAEKLGLEGVDDTHTLLNNMVDVRACYKPSGKSWFRGVRSSKFRHVYGVPAKREKCYDNIKITKNAHDSQFCAVNPKFLAVVTEVAGGGAFLVLPLDRTGRLDFNASRVTGHTGPVLDIKWNPFNDNIIASCSDDCTIKLWHIPDGGLSRNLTEWLVELQGHKRRVAYIEWHPVAENVLFSAGFDHLVIVWDINRGEAVSVIDRHPDVIYSISLNRDGSLLATTCKDKKLRVFEPRSGIVVSEGVCHAGTKASKVVFLGSSGRLLTTGFSRHSDRQYAIWSQHDLTVPLTCETIDSSSGVVFPYYDNDTNMVYLAGKGDGNIRYYEIVNEAPWVHYLSQFISGNPQRGLGVMPKRGVNTSICEVFRFYKLHATRGMCEPISMIVPRKSDQFQEDLYPDTVGTCPALSARDWISGMNSPPILISLKTGGSITTHKPRVYKPPQLPPTTDLNNKKKFAFLSTETVPDYRPIEFHDMSEKSQKTSSNQSTKFQQLQQKFGNAVLQKNIISAPLNDNKVLETVDIPNNEAELRLAFARQTDELRLVRRQLANSQLRVKELEEQIRKLQRQ encoded by the exons TCATGGTTCCGTGGCGTTCGAAGCAGCAAATTTCGCCACGTGTACGGGGTACCAGCGAAGAGGGAAAAATGCTACGACAACATCAAGATCACGAAGAACGCCCACGATTCGCAATTCTGCGCCGTCAATCCGAAGTTCCTCGCCGTGGTGACAGAAGTGGCCGGCGGCGGGGCGTTCCTGGTGCTGCCGCTCGATCGT aCCGGAAGGCTGGATTTCAATGCGAGCAGAGTGACTGGACACACTGGACCAGTTCTGGATATCAAGTGGAATCCGTTCAACGATAACATCATCGCTTCCTGCTCCGACGATTGCACC ATTAAACTGTGGCACATTCCTGACGGCGGGCTCTCCCGAAATCTAACCGAATGGCTGGTGGAGTTGCAAGGACATAAACGTCGCGTTGCGTACATAGAATGGCACCCGGTGGCCGAGAACGTGCTCTTCAGCGCCGGCTTCGATCACCTCGTTATCGTCTGGGATATAAATAGAGGAGAGGCCGTTAGCGTGATCGACAGGCATCCTGATGTGATCTATAGCATATCTTTGAATCGTGATGGCAGCTTATTAGCGACGACCTGCAAGGATAAGAAATTGAGGGTTTTCGAGCCGAGATCCGGCATTGTCGTATCC GAAGGAGTCTGTCATGCCGGAACAAAAGCCAGCAAAGTGGTTTTCCTTGGCAGTTCCGGACGTCTTCTTACCACCGGCTTTAGCCGCCATTCTGATAGACAATACGCCATTTGGAGCCAGCACGACCTCACTGTTCCATTGACGTGCGAAACCATCGATTCCTCCAGCGGCGTTGTTTTCCCTTACTACGATAACGACACCAATATGGTCTACTTGGCGGGCAAG GGTGACGGTAACATCCGATACTACGAGATCGTGAACGAGGCTCCTTGGGTGCACTACCTCAGCCAATTCATTTCCGGTAATCCGCAGAGAGGATTGGGCGTGATGCCAAAAAGAGGCGTTAACACCTCCATATGCGAGGTGTTCAGATTTTACAAGCTGCACGCGACTCGCGGCATGTGCGAGCCGATTTCGATGATAGTTCCTCGAAAG AGTGACCAGTTCCAGGAGGACCTGTATCCTGACACAGTTGGTACCTGTCCGGCTCTATCAGCCAGAGACTGGATCAGCGGCATGAATAGTCCACCGATTTTAATTTCCCTGAAAACCG GTGGCAGCATAACCACGCACAAGCCGCGCGTTTACAAACCGCCTCAACTTCCCCCGACGACCGACTTGAACAACAAAAAGAAATTCGCATTCCTGTCGACTGAAACTGTGCCGGACTACAGACCAATCGAGTTTCATGATATGTCGGAGAAAAGCCAGAAAACGTCTAGCAATCAGAGCACCAAGTTTCAACAGTTACAACAAAAATTCGGCAATGCCGTGTTACAA aaaaacaTTATTTCCGCGCCGTTGAATGACAACAAAGTTCTGGAGACCGTGGACATTCCTAACAACGAGGCGGAGCTTAGATTGGCGTTTGCTCGCCAAACCGATGAACTGAGACTGGTCCGACGACAGTTAGCTAACAGTCAGTTGCGTGTGAAAGAACTAGAGGAACAAATTCGCAAGCTTCAGCGTCAATAA
- the bou gene encoding glycosylphosphatidylinositol anchored membrane protein boudin isoform X2: MGTKNNINSCVLFAVFLLLIETVHSLRCYQCISTNNSHPFQCNEFLTSDIDIEPQPCDDVYGAQYCVKHTGRFEAASLDCYQCTSEEELGCGNSNLVLSTLQPANCSHVYDARYCIKSIGRYGGGIGTKRFCSSLDLGNYCDYVSQPGDKLTYRTCIFTCSGDGCNPAAILKPTVSWIIPIGLSIVCKLIFQR; this comes from the exons ATGGGCACCAAAAACAACATCAATAGTTGTGTACTTTTCGCAGTGTTTCTACTACTCATCGAAACTG TCCACAGTCTACGATGCTATCAGTGCATTAGCACGAACAACTCGCATCCGTTCCAATGCAACGAATTTCTGACAAGTGACATCGATATCGAACCACAGCCTTGCGATGATGTTTACGGGGCTCAGTACTGCGTGAAGCATACAGGCCGATTTGAGG CGGCAAGTCTGGATTGCTACCAATGCACGTCGGAAGAAGAGTTGGGCTGCGGAAACAGCAATTTGGTTCTAAGTACTCTGCAACCGGCGAATTGCAGTCACGTTTACGATGCACGTTATTGCATCAAATCAATCGGCCGATACGGAG GTGGAATAGGCACGAAGCGATTCTGCTCGTCGTTGGATCTCGGAAATTACTGCGATTACGTCAGCCAGCCAGGTGACAAATTAACTTACCGAACCTGCATCTTCACCTGCTCCGGTGACGGATGTAATCCAGCCGCCATCTTGAAACCTACTGTCTCATGGATCATACCAATTGGATTATCGatagtttgtaaattaattttccaaagGTAG